In the Vogesella sp. XCS3 genome, CGGGGTGCCGTAGCGGGCGGCCAGGCCGGCCAGGCGGGAAGTGTCGGGTGTTTGCATCGCTTTGTCCTGTTATATGTGCCGTCTTGCGGCGTGTTGCCCTGCATCATGCCCGCTGTGGCGTATTCGGTAAAATGCTATTATTTTCACAATCCATTCAATTTTGATATGAGGTGAGTGTGGAGATCAGTCACCGCCACATCGAAGTCTTTCGCGCCATCATGCTCAGCGGCAGTGTTACCGGTGCCGCTGCGCTGCTGCGTACTTCGCAGCCCACCGTCAGCCGCGAGCTGGCACGGCTGGAGCAGCTGCTGGGCTACGCGCTGTTCCAGCGTGACAAGGGGCGCTTGCAAGCCACCGCCCGTGCGCTGGCGCTGTACGACGAGGTGCAGCGCGCCTACGTCGGCCTGCAGCGGGTAAGCGACGCTGCGGCCAACCTGGCGCGGCTGGACCAGGCGCAGCTGGCGCTGGTGTGCCTGCCGGCGTTTGCCCATGCGCTGCTGCCGGCAGTGTGCCGCCGTTTGCACGCGGTGGCGGGTCAAGCGCGGGTGGCGATTACGCCGCAGGAATCGCCGTTGCTGGAAGAGTGGCTCAGCGCGCAGCGCTTCGACCTGGGCCTCACCGAGCACAGCGAGGCGCCGCCCGGCACCCGCTTGCAAGCGGTGCTGGAGGCCGACGAGCTGTGCGTGCTGCCCGAGGGTCACCCCTTATTGGCGCATAGTGTGCTGACGCCGCAGCATTTTGCCGGCCAGCCCTTTGTCAGCTTGTCGCCGGACGACCGCTACCGCCGCCTGCTGGACGCGGTGTTCGAGCAGGCCGGCGTCAGCCGCCAGCTGCTGTGGGAAACGCACAGCGCGGTGTCGGTGTGTGCGCTGGTGCGCGAAGGGCTGGGCGTGGCCATCGTCAACCCGCTTACCGCGCTGGCGATGGCTGGCCACGGTTTGCAGCTGCGCCGCTTTGCGGTGTCGGTACCGTACCGCGTCAGCCTGGTGCAGCCGCTGTATCGCCCGGCGTCGCCGTTGAGCGCCACGTTTATCGATATGCTGCAGCAGGAGGCGGCCAACCTGCAGCAAAGCTTGGCCGCGCTGTAGCGGCCAGGTCAGGTTGGCGGGCAAAGTGCCGGTGTTGCTGTGTCCGATCAATCAGGGTTGTGTTGCGTAAGTTGCTGAATTGCCGTTGTTTATTCGTACAAGGTAAGCTCCGTTTGGGCTGTGGGCAGGCTTTGTCATCCACCTCATGTTGGCCGCACTGTTGCGGCCAACCCTTACCATGCGGCGGTATGCCGCCAGCGGGAGACCCCATGCGCAAGATCGTCATTGCCCCCGATTCATTCAAGGAAACCCTCAGCGCCCGTCAGGTAGCCGACATCATCGCCGCTGCGCTGGCGCCGCATCTGCCGCATACCGAGCTGCATACCGTGCCGGTGGCCGACGGCGGTGAAGGTACGCTGGACGCGCTGTTGGCCGCCACCGCCGGCCGCTATCACTATCTGGACGTACGCGGCCCGCTGGGCACACCGGTGCAGGCGGCGTGGGGCATGCTGGGCGATGGCGAAACGGCAGTGGTGGAGATGGCCGCCGCCAGCGGCATTGCGCTGGTGCCGCGTGAACAGCGCGACCCGCTACGCGCCTGCAGCTACGGCACCGGCCAGCTTGTCCGCGCCGCGCTGGACCACGGCGCGCGGCGGCTGATTCTGGCCATCGGCGGCTCGGCCACTAACGACGGCGGCGCCGGCATGTTGGCCGCACTGGGGGCAAGGCTGCTGGACGCCTCCGGTGAGCCGCTACCGCCTGGCGGTGCGGCGCTGGTGAAGCTGGCCACGCTGGACCTGGCCGGGCTGGACGCACGGCTGGCGCAGTGCCGTATCGATATTGCCTGCGACGTGCGCAACCCCTTGCTGGGCGAGCACGGCGCCAGCGCGGTATTCGGCCCGCAAAAGGGCGCCACGCCGGCCATGGTGGCGCAGCTGGACGCCGCGCTGGCGCATTACGCTGCCGTGCTGCACGCCGCTACTGGCTGCGATGCGGCCAACTTGCCGGGTAGCGGTGCCGCCGGCGGCATGGGCGCGGCCGCTCTGGCGGTGCTGGGCGGGCGTATGCAGGCCGGCATCGAACTGGTACTGGACGCGGCAGGGTTGGCCGCCGCCGTGCAGGGCGCCGACCTGGTGATTACCGGCGAAGGCCGGCTGGACGGGCAGAGCGCCTTTGGCAAGACACCAGTGGGCGTGGCCACGCTGGCGGCGCGCTACGGCGTCCCCACCATTGCCATCGGCGGCAGTCTGGGGGACGGCGTAGAAACGCTGCAGCAGCATCACATCCGTGCCGTGTTTGCCTGCGTGGACCGCATTACCACGCTGGACGCGGCGCTGGGCAACGCCGCGGCCAACCTGTCACGCGTGGCCGGCAATGTGGGTGCGCTGCTGGCGCTTGGGTCGGGCGTAGTGCGCTAGGCACGGCTTGCTGGCCGGTCAGGCAGGTGGGTGTAGGCGGTGCTTGCCGTTCGGGTGGGCATTTGTCATAGTCTGCATATCGAAATAATGCCGGTATTTGATATGTTCCGCCCACTGCAAAAAGCCGCCATGACGCTATTGGGGCGGCTTAAGTACTTTCGTATGCCGCCGGTGATTGTGTTCGACCCGTCTACCTATCGCGTCAAAGGGGGCGAGGTGCGCGAGCTGCTGGGGGTGCTGCAGCCGGGTGACATTCTGCTGCGTGCCTACGATGGTTACCTGGACAGCTGGTTTATCCGTAGCAGCTGGCCGCTAGGTACCGGCCAGCGCCGCAAGGGCCGCTTTACCCACGCCGCGCTCTACGTTGGCCGCCTCGGCCCGCAAGACCGCGAGCGCGCCGCCGCCGACATCAGCGGCTACGCCTGGGATAAAGACCGGCGCATCCCGCCCGAGCAGCTGCCGCAGCACCGTAAAGCCATGCGCGAGCACTTTTTTGATAAAGCCCTGCCGCCGCGTAGCGACGGGAGCTTGCCGGATAACGCCATGGTGATCCACGCCATGGCCGAAGGCGTGCAGATGGAAGACATCCTCAGCTTCTGCCGCTGCGACTACCTGCAGGTACTACGCCTGCCCGATACCTTCCAGGGTGTGCCGCACACCGATGTCGCACCGGTTTTTGCACTGCAGCAGGGTAGCGCCGAACAGCGCCTCGCCAGCCAGCTGCTGGCCGACCAGTGCCTGCAACGCGAAGACGCCACCCGGCTGGCCTGTGCCGCTGCACTGGGCAAGCTGGGCGCCGAGTACGACTTTGCCTGCAACGACGTCAAGGCGTTCCAGAGCTTTAGCTGCGCCGAGCTGGTGTTTTATTGCTATCGCGGCGTAGCGCAGTGGCTGGATATGCGCCCGCGCCTGCACGGCTTTCTGGGCCTGTGGCCACGCCGCGTAACGGTGACGCCGGACGACTTTACCGACACGCGGCTGGAAACCGTGTGGCAAAGCCGGTCGCTGCACGGCAAGACTTAGGCGATGGCGGCGGGGCGTTGCGTGGGTGAGAAGGCAGGGAGGGTCAAGGCCAGCAGGCCGTTCCCAGCAAGTAGGGTGGGCTAAGGCCGGTAGGCCGTGCCCACCATATTGTCGAGACGAATGGGTGGGTACGCTGCGCTTTGCCCACTCTACGTGCTGAATGAAATAAAACCCGACGTTCACCGCGTTTGCAAGGGTGCTGGGCCGCTACAGCGAGGCCGGCAAACAAGGTGGCGTGCGGCCAACATGCCGTGCCCGCCGCGCCGGCAGGGCTGCGGCCGGCTTACAGTAGTGCTGTGCCGTCCACGTCGCCATCCACACCGGCCAGCGGGCCGAGTAGCTGCTGTTGCTGGTAGTGGTGGCACCAGCTCAGATAGTCGTCTATCGGCATGGGTTTGCTGTAGTAGTAGCCCTGCCCGATATCGCAGCCTAGCAGCCACAGCTGCTGCATGGTTTCCTGGTCTTCTATGCCTTCTGCTACCACCATCAGGCCCAGGTGGTGGGCCAGGTCGATGGTGGATTCCACAATGGCCATATTGCCGCGGTCGTCTACCAGCTTGCTGATGAAGCGCTGGTCGATCTTGAGCTCCTGCACCGGCAGGTGTTTCAGATAGCCCAGCGAGGAAAAGCCGGTGCCGTAGTCGTCGATGGCCAGGCGTACGCCCAGCGCCACGATTTCGTGCAGGATGGCCATGCCTTTTTCCGGCGAGCTCAGCATCAGGCTTTCGGTGACTTCCAGCCGCACCAGGGCGGGGTTGATGCCGGTTTCCTGCAGCAGCTGGCGCAGCATGGGCAACAGCTCGGTATCAAACAGGCTGCGTACCGACAGGTTTACCGATACGGCCACGCCGGGGAAGTCGGCTTGCCATAGTGCGCACTGGTGCAGCGCCTCGCGTATGGTCCAGCGGGTAAGCGGTTTGATCAGGCCGGAGCTTTCGGCGATGGGGATGAATTCCAGCGGCGAGATGAAGCCTTCTTCTGGGTCGAACCAGCGCGCCAGCGCTTCGGCGGCCACCAGTTTGCCGGTGCGGATATTGATCAGTGGCTGAAAGTGCTGCGTCAGCTGGTTTTGCGCCATGGCGTCGCGCAGCCGGCCAAAGCGGTAGTGGTAGCGTATAAAGGCTTCGTCCTGGCTGGCGTCGTACATGGTGGCCGATTGCCCGTGCTGCAGTGCCTGCAGCATGGATTGTTCGGCTTTGTGCAGCAGCTCTTCCGCGCTGGCGCCGTGCCGCGGGTACACGGCGATGCCGGCGGTGTAGTCGATGTGTACCGGGAAGCCGCGAATTTCAAAGTCCAGATTGTAGCTGCCCACCATCTGGGTGGTTTTTTCCAGGTCGAACTGCGGCTTGCGCATGTGGAAGATCACCAGCAGCTCTTCGCGGGCGATGCGCGCCAGCATGCCGCCTTCACCCAGCAGCTGTTGCAGGGTGCCGGTAATGGCTTGCATCAGTTCGTTGGTGGCATCGCTGCCGATGATGTTGCTGATTTCCGGCAGCCGCGACAGCCGCATGGCAATCACCAGCAAGCCACCGTGCCGCGATTGCGCCTGGCGGATTTCATCCTGCAGCAGCGGCAGGATGCGGGTGCGGTTGGGCAGCTTGGTTACCGGGTCGTGCAGGGCCAGAAACTGCAGCTGGTCCAGGTAGTGCTGGGCGGTGGCGGTATTGGCCAGCACGCCTTCGTGCAGCTTTTCCTGAAAGCGGCTACGCAGCAGGTTAAAGCAGGCGGCAATCACCGATACAAACAGCAGCGACGACAGATAGTGCGGGATCTGTACCGGGTCGTAAGGGTAGGCCAGTGCCGTGCCGCGCAGCGCCAGCAGCAGTACGCCTACTTCTAGCAGGAACAGGCCGCTCCACAGCCAGCCTTTGCGCTGGCCTTTGATGAAAAAGGCCATGAACGGGAAGCTGTACGCCCAAAACAGGCCGGTGCCGCCCACGCCACCCACCACCACCAGTGCGCCAAATACCACGACGCCACATAGCATCAGCAGGTTTTCTGCCCAGCGCAGGTGTTGGCCGCGTCGCGCCAGGCGGATGGCTGGCAGCAAGAGCAGTAGGGCGCTGGCGGCTTCTATTGCGCCCAGCAGCGGGTAGGGGGCCAGCAGGGTATTGAACAGGGAAAACAGCAGGGCAACGACAAAGCCAATGGGGGCAATGGTCAGGACATTATCCCTGCGTTCCTGCTGGCCCAGGATTTCCTTGCTGCCCTGGCCCAGCAGGCTGGAGACAAAGCGCCACGGTTTGGGTGCGTGTTGATTGGGTGTCTTGGGCATGGCGTACTTGGCGTTCGGTGTCGTAGCGGTATGAGTTGTGCGTAATTTTCTCATGCCATCAGGCAGGTGTCTGTTTTATAGACATGGTTGTTCATGATAATCGCATTTCTGTGCCGCATCAGCATCGACGATAGGGTGTCAATTCGATATTGGCGACATATCCTTTAGACTAGTACCTACACTACCCACTTATCGATTCCGGAATGTGCCTCATGCTGCGCACTGCATTGCTTCTGTTTTGCCTATGGTTTGCTGCCCCGGTTTGGGCCATGTCTGTGGCTTTTATCAATCCGGGTTATGCCAATGGAACCTATTGGTTCACCGCTAGCCGCAGCATGCAGGCGGCAGCGGAAGATCTGGGTATCAGCTTGCGTATCGAGTATGCGTCGCGCAATTACAAGCTGGCGCTGGAGCATACCCGTACCCTGGCGGGCTTGCCGCCAGCGCAGCGGCCGGACTATGTGATTCTGAGCAATGAGTTTGGTACGGCTGCCGAGATGGTCAAGCTGCTCAGTGACGCCGGTATCAAGACCTTTCTGGCTTTTAGCGGGCGTGGCTCGGGCGCGGCAGGAGCAGAGCTTGGCAAGCCGCGGCAGCAGTTTCCCCTGTGGCTGGGCTCGCTGGAGCCACGTGCCAGCGATGCCGGCTACCTGACCGGCCAGGCGCTGATCGCGCAGGCACGTCGCGCGGGTGTGCCACGCATTCATGGCAAGATGCCCATGCTGGTAATAGGCGGGGATCGCAGCACGCCCACATCCGTGTTCCGTCTGCAGGGTTTGTACCAGGCCGTGCGCGAAGCCGGTGACGTGATCGTGGTGCAGGAAGTGATGGCCGCCTGGGACCGCCAGCGTGCGGCGCGTCAGGCTAGCTGGCTATACCGCCGCCATCCGCAGGCGCGCATGGTGTGGGCCGGCAGCGATCAGATGGCCATG is a window encoding:
- a CDS encoding LysR family transcriptional regulator, with the translated sequence MEISHRHIEVFRAIMLSGSVTGAAALLRTSQPTVSRELARLEQLLGYALFQRDKGRLQATARALALYDEVQRAYVGLQRVSDAAANLARLDQAQLALVCLPAFAHALLPAVCRRLHAVAGQARVAITPQESPLLEEWLSAQRFDLGLTEHSEAPPGTRLQAVLEADELCVLPEGHPLLAHSVLTPQHFAGQPFVSLSPDDRYRRLLDAVFEQAGVSRQLLWETHSAVSVCALVREGLGVAIVNPLTALAMAGHGLQLRRFAVSVPYRVSLVQPLYRPASPLSATFIDMLQQEAANLQQSLAAL
- a CDS encoding bifunctional diguanylate cyclase/phosphodiesterase, giving the protein MPKTPNQHAPKPWRFVSSLLGQGSKEILGQQERRDNVLTIAPIGFVVALLFSLFNTLLAPYPLLGAIEAASALLLLLPAIRLARRGQHLRWAENLLMLCGVVVFGALVVVGGVGGTGLFWAYSFPFMAFFIKGQRKGWLWSGLFLLEVGVLLLALRGTALAYPYDPVQIPHYLSSLLFVSVIAACFNLLRSRFQEKLHEGVLANTATAQHYLDQLQFLALHDPVTKLPNRTRILPLLQDEIRQAQSRHGGLLVIAMRLSRLPEISNIIGSDATNELMQAITGTLQQLLGEGGMLARIAREELLVIFHMRKPQFDLEKTTQMVGSYNLDFEIRGFPVHIDYTAGIAVYPRHGASAEELLHKAEQSMLQALQHGQSATMYDASQDEAFIRYHYRFGRLRDAMAQNQLTQHFQPLINIRTGKLVAAEALARWFDPEEGFISPLEFIPIAESSGLIKPLTRWTIREALHQCALWQADFPGVAVSVNLSVRSLFDTELLPMLRQLLQETGINPALVRLEVTESLMLSSPEKGMAILHEIVALGVRLAIDDYGTGFSSLGYLKHLPVQELKIDQRFISKLVDDRGNMAIVESTIDLAHHLGLMVVAEGIEDQETMQQLWLLGCDIGQGYYYSKPMPIDDYLSWCHHYQQQQLLGPLAGVDGDVDGTALL
- a CDS encoding ABC transporter substrate-binding protein is translated as MSVAFINPGYANGTYWFTASRSMQAAAEDLGISLRIEYASRNYKLALEHTRTLAGLPPAQRPDYVILSNEFGTAAEMVKLLSDAGIKTFLAFSGRGSGAAGAELGKPRQQFPLWLGSLEPRASDAGYLTGQALIAQARRAGVPRIHGKMPMLVIGGDRSTPTSVFRLQGLYQAVREAGDVIVVQEVMAAWDRQRAARQASWLYRRHPQARMVWAGSDQMAMGAMAQWRARGGQPGKDAFFSGINTSPEALQSLSDGSMTTLAGGHFVTGAWALVMLYDYEHGKDFASEGLELQRPLFVRFDAALAQRYLKAYSDADFSRVDFASYSKVKNPAIQRYRFSFQALLP
- a CDS encoding glycerate kinase — protein: MRKIVIAPDSFKETLSARQVADIIAAALAPHLPHTELHTVPVADGGEGTLDALLAATAGRYHYLDVRGPLGTPVQAAWGMLGDGETAVVEMAAASGIALVPREQRDPLRACSYGTGQLVRAALDHGARRLILAIGGSATNDGGAGMLAALGARLLDASGEPLPPGGAALVKLATLDLAGLDARLAQCRIDIACDVRNPLLGEHGASAVFGPQKGATPAMVAQLDAALAHYAAVLHAATGCDAANLPGSGAAGGMGAAALAVLGGRMQAGIELVLDAAGLAAAVQGADLVITGEGRLDGQSAFGKTPVGVATLAARYGVPTIAIGGSLGDGVETLQQHHIRAVFACVDRITTLDAALGNAAANLSRVAGNVGALLALGSGVVR